DNA from Streptomyces luteogriseus:
ACGACCGAGCCCATGATCGCGCTGGTGTAGGCGCAGAAGATGACCGAGCCGACCAGGGTCACCCAGCCGGTGAGGAAGCCCGGCCAGGGTCCGAGGGATCTGCCGACCCAGGTGTAGCCGTTGCCGCAGTTGGGTTCGGAGCGGTTGAGGCGGGCGTAGGCGAGGGCGATGCCCAGCACCGGAAGGAACGCCAGCAGCAGGAGCGCCGGGGCCTGCAGGCCCACGACGGTCGCGATCGTGCCCATGCCGATGGCGATGCTGGTGGTGGCCGCGGTGCTGGACGCGGCGATGGCGACGCCGTCGACGACGCCGAGGGAACGGCGCAGCGCGGGGCGTGGCGGAGGCGGTGCGGACGACATGACTGGCTCCTCGGGGGACGGGTGGGAAGAGCCGCGCGGGACTGTGATGGAACAGCCGGGGGCCATATTGGGTCAACCCTGTTGACGTAAGGCGACGGGGGCCGTTCACTGCGTTACGCGACAAGGCTCCGGTCGGCGAGAGGCCGCCGGCGCGCGAGAAGACCGCGGTGCGAGGAGAGGAGTCCCGGTCATGACCACCCGTGTTCCGCAGGAACGCCGGCGCCGGAGACCGACCCGTTCGGGGGTCCTGCTGTCGGAGGACCTGATCGTTCAGACCGCGTTGCGGCTCATCGGGGAGCACGGACCCGAGGCGCTGAGCGTGCGCCGGCTCGGTGCGGCCCTGGGCTGCGACCCCACGGCGCTGTACCGCTACTTCCACGGCACCGACGACCTGGTGCTGGCCATCGCCGACCGGATCATCGGCGACGCCATGGCCGGCTTCACCCCCGGGGACGACTGGGTGGCCTCGCTGCGCGAGATGGCCCTGCGGGTCCGCGCGGGATACCTCGCCCATCCCCGGGCGGCCGCCATGGCCGCCCACCGCGTGACCCGGCGCCGGAACGAGATCCGCGCCGTCGAGACGGGGATCGGCCTGATGCTCACCGCGGGCTTCCCGGCGGCCGACGCCGCACGGCTCTACCTCACCTTCATCGACACCGTGCTCAGCCACGCCGCCACGGAAGCGGCGTTCCACGCGCTTCCCCCGCAGCAGCGCGAGGCCGACCGCCGGTCGTGGCGGGACGTCTACCAGGACCTCGATCCGGTGACCCACCCGTCCCTGACCGCGGTACGACAGGAGCTGCCCGCGATGGCGGACAGCTCCTTCGAACAGGCGGTGGACCTCCTGCTGGAGGCCCTGGCGGCCCGGGCGCGGGCTCTCCCGCGGAGGTAGCGAGCCCGTGCTACAGCACCTCGGCCCGCCCGGGGGTGTCGTCGAGGAAGCCGCCCGACTGGTGCTGCCACAGCTTCGCGTACGCCCCCTCGACCGCGAGCAGCTCCTGATGGGTGCCCTGCTCGACGATCCGGCCGCGGTCGAGGACGACGAGCTGGTCCATGCCGGCGACCGTGCTCAGCCGGTGCGCCACCACCAGTGCGGTCCGCCCGTCCATGAGCCGCCACAGCGCCTCTTGGACCAGCAGTTCGCTCTCGGAGTCCAGGGCGCTGGTGGCCTCGTCGAGCAGCAGGATCGGCGCGTCCCGCAGGATCGCCCGGGCCAGAGCGACCCGCTGGCGCTGACCGCCGGACAACTTGACGCCCCGCTCGCCCACCATGGTGTCGAAGCCGTCCGGCAACGCCGCGGCGAACTCGGTGACATGGGCCGCCTCGGCCGCCCGGCGGATCTCGGCGTCGGAGGCGTCCGGCCGGGCGAAAGCGATGTTGTCCCGCAGGGTGCGGTGGAACATCGCCGGATCCTGCGGCACGTACGCGATCCGCCCGCGCAGGTCCGCCTGGCGCACCCGGCTGATGTCCTGGCCGCCGATCAGGATGCGGCCGCCGTCGATGTCGGTCATCCGCAGCAGCAGCCGGGTGAGGGAGGTCTTGCCGCCGCCGGACCGGCCCACGAGACCGATCTTCGCCCCGCTCGGCACGGCCAGGTCGAGTCCCTCGAAGAGCGGCCGGCCGCCCCGGTGGGCGAAGGTCACCTTCTCGAAGCGGATGTCGGCGGCCCGGGACCGCAGCGGCTCCGGGGAGGGAGGGTCGAGCACGGTCGGCGGCACCAGGAGCAGTTCGGTGAACTGCGCGGCCTCCGTCATCGAGCTCTCCAGCCTGCGGTATATCTGGTTGAACTCGAACATGATCCGAGTCGCGTTGTTGTAGTAGGCGAAGGCGACCACGATCGCCTCCACCCCGTGCGCTCCGCCGCCCAGCGTCACCGCGAGCAGCAGGCCCATCGCACTGGTCAGGACGGACATCGGTGCGACGAGCGTGTCGATGCGCAGATTGCCGTAGTCCCACGACCGCATGGTGAGCCGGCGCGACCTCGCCACCCGGGACCGGTGTTCGGCGGCCTCGCGCTCCTCGGCGGCGAACGCCCGCACCGTGTCCATGTTCATCAGGCTGTCTGCGACATGGCCCGACACCCGGGCGATCGCCTCCTCACGCTGGTCGACGAGCGCCTGGCGGCGCCGGATGAGCGGCACGACCAGTGCCGCCGTCAGCGTGATCATCACCAGGAGACCGACGACGAGCAGCGGTTCGTAGCGCCACAGCACCACCGCGCCGAACGTCAGCGGCACGAAGCTCCCAACGATCTGGAACGTCAGCGTGTCGACGAACTGCTCGAAACGCGAGGCGAAGCTGAGGACCCGCTTGGTCAGCGAACCGGCGAAGTTGTCGTGGAAGAACGTGGCGTCCTTGGCGAACAGTTCGT
Protein-coding regions in this window:
- a CDS encoding TetR/AcrR family transcriptional regulator, which codes for MTTRVPQERRRRRPTRSGVLLSEDLIVQTALRLIGEHGPEALSVRRLGAALGCDPTALYRYFHGTDDLVLAIADRIIGDAMAGFTPGDDWVASLREMALRVRAGYLAHPRAAAMAAHRVTRRRNEIRAVETGIGLMLTAGFPAADAARLYLTFIDTVLSHAATEAAFHALPPQQREADRRSWRDVYQDLDPVTHPSLTAVRQELPAMADSSFEQAVDLLLEALAARARALPRR
- a CDS encoding ABC transporter ATP-binding protein, coding for MLLSALGNIGINYVAPLIVAKLVGDIAGNKDVAVGAMLPYVLAFAGVLLVAEALWRVALHCLNRLDALGIEHLYVVGMDELFAKDATFFHDNFAGSLTKRVLSFASRFEQFVDTLTFQIVGSFVPLTFGAVVLWRYEPLLVVGLLVMITLTAALVVPLIRRRQALVDQREEAIARVSGHVADSLMNMDTVRAFAAEEREAAEHRSRVARSRRLTMRSWDYGNLRIDTLVAPMSVLTSAMGLLLAVTLGGGAHGVEAIVVAFAYYNNATRIMFEFNQIYRRLESSMTEAAQFTELLLVPPTVLDPPSPEPLRSRAADIRFEKVTFAHRGGRPLFEGLDLAVPSGAKIGLVGRSGGGKTSLTRLLLRMTDIDGGRILIGGQDISRVRQADLRGRIAYVPQDPAMFHRTLRDNIAFARPDASDAEIRRAAEAAHVTEFAAALPDGFDTMVGERGVKLSGGQRQRVALARAILRDAPILLLDEATSALDSESELLVQEALWRLMDGRTALVVAHRLSTVAGMDQLVVLDRGRIVEQGTHQELLAVEGAYAKLWQHQSGGFLDDTPGRAEVL